gatgtgactACAGCCTGGTAGTTGAGgaactcacttgggatgtgggagacctaatttcaaatccctgcttcaatgactaattatttacaaaaagtggaacagcttcaagagagATTAAGAAAGCCCTATATCAGAATActccatagcccagtggctagggcactctccTGCAATGGGAGCAgtgatttgaacctgggtctcacaCATCCTAAGTGAGTAGCCTAACGGTTATAAGGAAGGCACcacctcctccagccattttgtgaaTTCTTTTCTTTGGTAAAAAggccagaaaaataaaaataatttgtttttaacggaaatcaaacattttgtttgacattaccaaaaatgtttcaaatttttcagtttggttgaaactacacctctaccccgatataacgcgacccgatataacacgaattctgatatgaCGCGGTAAAGCAgtcctcggggggagggggagggctgcgcactccggcagatcaaagcaagttcgatataacgcggtaagatttttttggctcccgaggacagtgttatatcgagatagaggtgtatttggcaAACTCAACACAAAATAGTTTTGGTAGactgaaaactgcattttttgacaaataaactGTTCATCTGAAAAACTTCATCCAGCTCTACTTAATTATTCTTTACCATGATATTTACAGAATATTAAACACTGCTTAGCCTGCTCCTATCATGTTGACCAATTTTATTTCCTTGTACTCCAGGATCTGTTGTttcatcttatacttagattggaagctctttggggcaggtatgGCCTTTTTGTTGTGTGTGGGTACAGTAcctacctagcacaatggggtcctgggcactatggtaatacaaataaataataaatcctaAATCCACAAATGAGAACTCATGTTACAATTTTTATTACAGGTCACCAGGTCTGAAGTATACAAttccctttcacctctaggtcagcggttctcacaacaaattttttggtggtctCAGAGTGTGACCagcaactcttgctggtggccgctcagACAAagtttcctaaaatacttaattaactttaagaaaaacaaataaatatacacatatacatgtccaaatcattggaaTTCAtgtatgtagggtttttttttttttttttggcagacaataataaaaatgtataattgtattttggtgcccctggcctCCGCTGCctcccacagcctcccctccAGCGTCTGCTGCCCTCCCAAgactccccagcacccccctggACAccactgctctccccccccccccccattgccccaagcTCCCTTCCGGGGCCTTGCACCCCAGGCTCACCCTGCTCCTTGCTTCTTGACCATGGCGtgaagccccaccaccctgggctgaagcccagagccccacatCTGGACCTGGGAAAGAGGGGGCCTGAAGCACAGAGCACCACCACCCTGGGGGGTTGAAGCCCAGAGCCCACCACCAGAGGCCCATGgctgaaggggcgggggggggagggggaggctgaagCCCTCCCCCAGAGTCCCTTGGCTGAAGCCAAGCAGGGTGGGCTGAAGCCTGCCACCGGAGCCTCCAGCTGAAgccgggcaggggtgggggtgtgaagcCTGCCCCCACAGTCCCACAATTGAAGACGGCGGGTGAGGGGGCTGAAGCCCACCCCTAggcgctgcagggaggggccgctgctttgccccctccccatctctgcccaggaggctgtcgtGGTTGCATTTGAGAAACAATCCTCTAGGTTACCAGTTTGAATATGACTAAAGCTGTTACTGACCAAAAACTGAACCCTCTGATGGCTCTATTCAGGGCCTTTGTAAAATGTCTTCCTCACTTTCTAGTGACAAGTGTGCACATCTTCATCTGAGCTAGTACTAACTGGGACACTTCTTGGCTGGAGACTGAACTATTTTAGCCATTCTACAGATGTTTGCCCACTATGTCAAGGTTGAGGGAGGTTTACTGTTACTGTCTGTTCTGAACCTGTGGATAAAGAGAACTTAGGGTTTCTAGGTTTATCAATCTGACATCTTGCATCATTACagctttaaacatttttaactaaTTCTGATTTGATTGGATTAGAAAAGAATAAGCTATACTTACACATTATCTCCTCTAACAATGTACAATCCCAATACTACTTGTTCAACTCCTTGTGAAGAACTGAACACTCGTTCATGGCTTTCATCCAAAATCAAGTTGATGGTCTGATCAAAACCTTTGAGGGTTCCCTGAAAAGCGCACAAAAAAATTAAGTATTCCAATGATCTTTAAGTTTTTCATTTTAGTGCACAAGAATAACTCAGGCAGCAATATACTGTAGAAGAGATGATCATTCTAGATTTTACTCTGAGCTTTAAAGCTGAATAAACATGTACTGTTAGAGACTGGAACTTGAAAACAGAGAGTCAGTTTAAGATTATCATTTACTATCACGTTACAAGTAACAGTTAAGATTACTGTAACTTTAATATTAGggaagtggttttcaaactttttttctggcaacccagttgaaaaaaattgttgatgcctgcaacccaatggagctggggatgagcggtttggagtgcgggaggggctcagggctggggcagagagttggggtgcaggggtggggccggggatgaggggtttggggtgcaggagggggctcttggttcggggggtcagggctgaggcGGGGGTTGGAgtacgggagggggtcagggttctgggctgggggtgcaggctctggggtggggctgggaatgaggggtttggggtgcaggaaggggctccaggtttgagggggctcagggctgggtcaggggattggggggcagggttggggcatgagcttaccttgggcggctaccggtcagcagcgcagcaggggtgctaaggcaggcttcctgcctgtcctggcaccacggaccgcgctgcaccccggaagcagccagcagcaggtccggctcctaggagGAGGCGCACAAGCAGCTCTGCgcggctctcgcccacaggcaccccccccagctcccactggctggtaaccggccaatgggagtgcggagctgttGCTCAGgacgggggcagcgcatggagccccccggctaggagctggacctgctgctggctgcttttgGGGCGCAGCACAGCGTCAGGACAGGTAGGgagtagcctgccttagccaggcagcaccgccgacaggacttttaatggcccggtcggtggtgctgaccagagccaccgcaACCCACTGCCTTACATTCCAAGACCCAGTACTGGGTCTCGACCTGCCGTTTCAAAACCACTGTATTAGAGGGAGTTACTTTTTTCAAGTGTACTTTGTACAGTTGACAGCCAATTACAGATAGCCAATTTCACCATTTCTGCTGTATAGTTAGTTTTCCCTGTTTGTGTGAGTCTTTCATACCCCAACAGTATCTGAAACTTGTTTTTAAACTGACAAGATTTTAAAAGTGATGTCTCTTTAAATAAAGGTTAGTTTCCATGCTTTGTTATTTGTGTGTAGCATCTACCATTAGAAGTTGAATGATCTagttatttttttcaaaaccCACATAATTCAAACAACACTATTTACATAGTACTAATTTTATATTCACCACAATCATTCTTCCATCAGAAGTAATTACTGCAACAGTACCTAACAGTACAGTCAAGgaaatgtttaaagaaaacatATTCACAGCTTGAAACAAGATGAAGGTGTTACGTTCAACACAAATCTGTAATATAAATTATGATTCAAGAGATTAACTTTGTGCCTTAAGAATTTCTTACTCAAAAAATTGTTAAAGAAATGTGTTAACTGACTGATAAAACCAACCTCTGAAATTAGCAGTGGTCTGGGATATTTTTGTTGTTCTGTCAAACCAGCATCATTGTGCTTCCATTTGCAGGAGAGCCATAAATCAAAGCAGCAGACCCCCAAATACATAGAGTGAAGTATTTTGCTTTATCATCAGGACAGCCTCAGACAGCCCGTGCTGGCTCCCTAAAGCATTTTAGGTATGCCATCCCATTAGAGTTTCTGACTCTGGGCTATTTATTT
The Emys orbicularis isolate rEmyOrb1 chromosome 1, rEmyOrb1.hap1, whole genome shotgun sequence DNA segment above includes these coding regions:
- the LSM8 gene encoding LSM8 homolog, U6 small nuclear RNA associated, which produces MTSALENYINRTVAVITSDGRMIVGTLKGFDQTINLILDESHERVFSSSQGVEQVVLGLYIVRGDNVAVIGEIDEETDSALDLGNIRAEPLNSVAH